A window of Polaribacter litorisediminis contains these coding sequences:
- a CDS encoding Ig-like domain-containing protein, with amino-acid sequence MISQTVPVANNDTYTTFVNTSLNVSASGILENDTDADEDVLKVIQFLINGVSYTVHQTAVFDHGTINILEDGSFTFIPLPNYKGDIETITYLVTDGKFTSYAKINISVTVPPSPPRAINDRYTTFVNTTINQAAPGILDNDTDVNEDILKVTQFLINGVPHGVGETSNLAQGSITILEDGSFTFTPSLHFVGNIDTITYTITDGTFERSANLDITVIFPPSPPIASNDSYTAFINEPFLRTAPGILDNDTDINADILKVTEFSINGATLTAGQKATFAQGSLIIFENGRFTYTPLVDFVGDTDTVTYTITDGVFTSSASITISVIIPPTPAIAKDDYNTADENKTLIGPIPGVLVNDTDINEDVLTTTEFQINGTTYTSGQTAKLAEGDFTLFQNGSYKLVPTPNYIGAVPVIKYTITDGTFTSSANLFLTVEPTKNLIEIRSITSCNQGFTSSGNYKISYNATLVNRSNAQDYHAASLVKNIDLANDLQAVFGTGCLVEVSQVRIRNSNTPKDYLGQPYPKEFTNGAVNPNFLDGTSTNFFSDDAVNNLTLYPRQSISISYCVTVSAFCNGRPNPTPSGSSGVDFTNILNITDSSGTATNSLTLNDFHTTEAVVSAGLYVPEFNNTRNSPGIVNSNGTYEYVNTVIITNEGSVDANNVNFNMGLSEFISKGIIFEDIIITQVSGGPSVSINPDFDGITNTNLLTANNVLPAGETIRLEVYYLIGPFNNSSYSYFRQMDISQTQGPLDGFDESSTNNKGRYSFVTWSDALGDHVDRYYYVNSAVANISAESQCSCRTTGMRFYFNSSSSTDEIVSTVHTAPNGILEHEENTFQITIKNTSEAVEIINLQLQDNLNSVCGGNIILVSNPIIKNSTATTDPVLNTNFDGISDVNLFDGNSGLLQANQSITIEFSVLFSEMCKGTNTVVFTASNPLSTIVQSSRTITVSAFTDTDNDGIPNGIDLDDDNDTIPDILEYNGINPLDDDDGDFIPNYRDTDFGADANNDGIVDVFDFDNDGVPNHFDLDSDNDGILDIVEAGNISLDTNRNGTTNGAIGANGLDNSKENNDSLTTTINYIIPNTDANGNANFIDIDADDDGIVDNIEAQLTNNYTTLNATVSLAGINTAYPNGINPVDTENDKIPDYIDMNSDNDVRDDIIEGWDANSDGIPETVPLNSDVDNDGLDDAFDTNDNLVNPSNNQTPLSFSNVDNAETPERDWREIIAIFVQIVTDAKTIEGNNLDFTISLVTKNNKNILVESATPVTIDFTTKNGTEKTAMYDVATASFDYIENLNNTFTIPPFTNTISFSVAILDDPISEIDELFTLVGIITSENTMNNSLETLESIGTILDNELLPSVSISNARANEGDDLVHTLSLSHPSSRNIVVEVFSKENQAVSPDDFLPFREEFTFNGIENSMNTALEISFNIETFQDNLNEFDEEILEVIGILKTPDVASQDVSITGTGTILDIDPNPLVQITSLNSTVEEGEVLSFEIGLFNTDLEPMQNHLPINFTLETIDNTTFMNEDYTFISENINIPAYSFSIKKEVQTINDKLQEGTESFFLQATLTSLDVSNTFFPRGEGFITDNDYPNLFSPNNDGKSDVFEISILKEYPNFILIIFNRQGNEVYNYSNNGNLNPIWWDGTYNNKPVPTGVYFYILDYNDGVKKPIKNFIQLIR; translated from the coding sequence TTGATTTCTCAGACAGTTCCAGTTGCAAATAACGATACCTATACTACATTTGTAAATACCTCTTTAAATGTATCTGCATCAGGTATTTTAGAAAATGACACGGATGCAGATGAAGATGTATTAAAAGTTATACAATTTTTAATAAATGGAGTGTCTTATACTGTTCATCAAACAGCTGTTTTTGATCATGGAACTATAAATATTTTAGAAGATGGTAGTTTTACTTTTATACCATTACCAAATTACAAAGGAGATATAGAAACCATTACTTATCTCGTTACAGATGGCAAATTTACAAGCTATGCCAAAATAAATATTTCTGTAACGGTTCCTCCATCACCACCTAGAGCAATTAATGATCGTTATACCACATTTGTAAACACAACGATAAATCAAGCCGCCCCCGGAATTTTAGATAACGATACGGATGTAAATGAAGATATTTTAAAAGTAACTCAATTTTTAATAAATGGAGTACCTCATGGTGTTGGCGAAACTTCAAATTTAGCACAAGGTAGCATTACTATTTTAGAAGATGGTAGTTTTACCTTTACTCCTTCACTTCATTTTGTAGGAAATATAGATACGATTACCTACACAATTACTGACGGCACATTTGAACGTTCTGCTAATTTAGATATTACAGTTATTTTTCCACCATCTCCACCTATAGCAAGTAACGATAGTTATACAGCATTTATAAATGAACCTTTTCTTAGAACAGCGCCAGGAATTTTAGATAATGATACAGATATAAATGCAGATATATTGAAAGTAACAGAATTTTCTATAAATGGAGCTACCTTAACTGCCGGACAAAAAGCTACTTTTGCTCAAGGAAGTCTTATTATTTTTGAAAATGGTAGATTTACTTATACTCCTTTAGTTGACTTTGTGGGGGATACAGATACTGTTACGTATACCATTACAGATGGTGTGTTTACAAGTTCAGCCAGTATAACGATTTCTGTAATTATACCTCCAACACCCGCTATTGCAAAGGATGATTACAATACAGCAGACGAGAATAAGACTTTAATCGGTCCTATTCCTGGAGTATTAGTAAACGATACAGATATTAATGAAGATGTCTTAACCACTACTGAATTTCAAATAAATGGAACAACTTATACTTCTGGTCAAACCGCCAAATTAGCTGAAGGAGATTTTACATTATTTCAAAACGGAAGTTATAAATTAGTTCCTACGCCAAATTATATAGGTGCAGTTCCAGTTATAAAGTATACAATTACAGATGGTACATTTACAAGTTCTGCCAATTTGTTTTTAACTGTTGAACCGACTAAAAATTTAATAGAAATTAGATCTATAACTAGCTGTAATCAAGGTTTTACGAGTAGTGGAAATTATAAAATTAGTTATAATGCCACTTTAGTAAATAGAAGTAATGCACAAGATTATCATGCTGCAAGTCTGGTTAAAAATATTGATTTAGCCAATGATTTGCAAGCTGTTTTTGGCACAGGGTGTTTAGTAGAAGTAAGTCAAGTAAGGATTAGAAATAGTAATACTCCAAAAGATTACTTAGGGCAGCCATATCCAAAAGAATTTACAAATGGCGCTGTAAATCCTAATTTTTTAGATGGCACATCCACTAATTTTTTTAGTGACGATGCGGTAAATAATTTAACGCTTTATCCGAGACAATCTATTTCCATAAGTTATTGTGTAACGGTAAGTGCTTTTTGTAATGGGAGACCAAATCCAACTCCTTCTGGCTCCTCAGGAGTCGATTTTACAAACATATTAAACATTACTGATAGCAGTGGTACTGCAACAAATTCCCTAACACTCAATGATTTTCATACAACAGAAGCTGTTGTAAGCGCAGGGCTTTATGTACCCGAATTTAATAATACGCGAAATTCTCCTGGAATTGTAAATTCTAACGGAACTTATGAGTATGTAAACACAGTAATTATTACCAACGAAGGTTCTGTGGATGCAAATAATGTAAACTTTAACATGGGACTTAGTGAGTTTATTTCTAAAGGGATAATTTTTGAAGATATTATAATAACGCAAGTTTCAGGTGGTCCAAGCGTAAGTATCAATCCAGATTTTGACGGTATAACAAACACCAATTTATTAACAGCAAACAACGTTTTGCCAGCGGGAGAAACAATTAGATTAGAGGTATATTATTTAATTGGTCCTTTTAACAATTCTTCTTATAGTTATTTTAGGCAAATGGACATTTCACAAACTCAAGGACCTTTAGATGGTTTTGATGAATCATCAACTAATAATAAAGGGCGTTACTCATTTGTCACTTGGTCAGATGCTTTAGGAGATCATGTGGATCGATATTATTATGTAAATTCTGCTGTCGCAAATATTTCTGCAGAATCTCAATGCAGTTGCAGAACAACCGGAATGCGTTTTTATTTTAATTCGTCCTCTAGCACAGATGAAATAGTTTCCACAGTGCATACTGCGCCAAATGGCATTTTAGAACATGAAGAAAATACTTTTCAAATTACGATAAAAAATACAAGTGAAGCTGTAGAGATTATAAACTTACAATTACAAGATAATCTGAATAGCGTTTGTGGCGGTAATATTATATTAGTAAGTAATCCTATCATTAAAAATTCAACTGCAACTACAGACCCCGTTTTGAATACGAATTTCGATGGAATTTCAGATGTAAATTTATTTGATGGCAATTCAGGCCTACTTCAAGCAAATCAAAGTATTACAATTGAATTTAGCGTTCTTTTTTCTGAAATGTGTAAAGGTACAAATACAGTTGTTTTTACAGCCTCAAATCCTTTAAGTACAATCGTGCAATCTTCAAGAACAATTACCGTTTCAGCATTTACAGATACAGATAATGATGGAATCCCTAACGGAATTGATTTAGATGATGATAATGATACCATACCTGATATTTTAGAATATAATGGTATAAATCCTTTAGACGATGATGATGGTGATTTTATACCAAATTATAGAGATACAGATTTTGGAGCAGATGCAAATAACGATGGTATTGTAGATGTTTTTGACTTTGATAATGATGGAGTTCCTAATCATTTTGATTTAGATAGTGATAATGATGGAATTTTAGATATTGTTGAAGCTGGAAATATTAGTTTAGATACAAATAGAAATGGAACTACAAATGGGGCTATTGGTGCAAATGGTTTAGATAATTCTAAAGAAAATAATGATAGTTTAACCACAACAATTAATTATATAATTCCAAATACAGATGCTAATGGAAATGCAAACTTTATTGATATTGATGCAGATGATGATGGAATTGTCGATAATATTGAGGCGCAACTAACGAATAATTACACCACATTAAATGCAACAGTTTCTTTAGCGGGTATTAATACTGCATATCCAAATGGGATTAATCCTGTTGATACAGAAAATGATAAGATTCCAGACTACATAGATATGAACTCTGATAACGATGTTCGAGATGATATTATTGAAGGTTGGGATGCTAATAGTGATGGAATACCAGAAACTGTGCCACTAAATTCCGATGTAGATAATGATGGTTTAGATGATGCTTTTGATACCAATGATAATTTGGTAAATCCTTCAAATAATCAAACTCCACTTAGTTTTTCAAATGTTGATAATGCAGAAACTCCAGAAAGAGATTGGAGAGAAATTATTGCCATTTTTGTACAAATAGTTACAGATGCCAAAACGATAGAAGGAAATAATTTAGATTTTACAATTTCTTTGGTTACAAAAAATAATAAGAACATATTAGTTGAAAGTGCAACACCTGTAACCATCGATTTTACGACCAAAAATGGCACAGAAAAAACAGCTATGTATGATGTAGCAACTGCGTCTTTTGATTATATTGAAAATTTAAATAACACGTTTACAATTCCACCATTCACAAATACAATTAGTTTTTCTGTTGCTATTTTAGATGATCCTATTTCTGAAATTGATGAGCTATTTACTTTAGTAGGAATCATCACATCAGAAAATACAATGAATAATTCTTTAGAAACTTTAGAATCTATAGGTACTATTCTAGATAATGAATTACTACCTTCTGTTTCCATAAGCAATGCTCGAGCAAATGAAGGAGATGATTTAGTACATACACTAAGCCTTTCTCATCCTAGTTCTAGGAATATTGTAGTGGAGGTATTTTCAAAAGAAAACCAAGCAGTGAGTCCTGATGATTTTTTACCATTTAGAGAAGAATTCACTTTTAATGGGATAGAAAACTCTATGAATACTGCTTTAGAAATTTCATTTAATATCGAAACATTCCAAGATAATTTAAATGAATTTGATGAAGAAATTTTAGAGGTCATAGGCATCTTAAAAACACCTGATGTAGCTTCACAAGATGTATCAATAACGGGAACAGGAACAATTCTAGATATAGACCCAAATCCATTAGTTCAAATTACAAGTTTAAATTCAACGGTGGAAGAAGGAGAAGTTTTATCATTTGAAATAGGTCTTTTTAATACAGATTTAGAGCCTATGCAAAATCATTTACCTATTAATTTTACTTTAGAAACCATCGATAACACTACCTTTATGAATGAAGATTATACTTTTATATCAGAAAATATAAATATTCCTGCGTATTCATTTTCAATAAAAAAAGAGGTACAAACTATCAATGATAAATTGCAAGAAGGTACAGAATCTTTTTTCTTACAAGCAACTTTAACTTCTTTAGACGTTTCAAATACGTTTTTTCCAAGGGGCGAAGGATTTATAACAGATAACGATTATCCAAATTTATTTTCACCAAATAATGATGGTAAGAGTGATGTTTTTGAAATTTCTATCTTAAAAGAGTACCCAAATTTTATATTAATAATTTTTAATCGACAAGGAAATGAAGTGTATAATTATAGCAATAATGGCAATTTAAATCCTATTTGGTGGGATGGAACTTATAACAATAAGCCCGTACCAACAGGCGTTTATTTTTACATATTAGATTATAATGACGGTGTAAAAAAGCCAATAAAGAATTTTATACAATTAATTAGATAA
- a CDS encoding PorP/SprF family type IX secretion system membrane protein produces the protein MKAKIVSKINKSNAYFLLFGLMISLSTLKINAQQLPNYTQYLYNMQIINPAFVGYRADLSMSVLSRDQWVGLEGAPTTRTFSINGRTKRGLGIGATIVNDKIGLTETRNVNFDASYTLVISDASRLSFGLKGGMTFFNNNLFDGITIDNESYASTSGIFPNVGFGALYYNQDFYVGLSVPYLLETPQFYIEDRFKQTSLATNPNVFLSTGALFRLSQSILFKPSTMVRYTTNQPVSMDVNANFLYNEVIEAGLSYRHQSSVSALFTLVIHEKYRIGYAYDYKTLNVSGNLNTHEFILHVDLDFGQNSRWLMRNKCYF, from the coding sequence ATGAAGGCTAAAATTGTATCAAAAATAAATAAGAGCAACGCATATTTTTTGCTATTTGGGTTGATGATTTCTTTATCAACTTTAAAAATAAACGCACAACAATTACCAAATTATACACAATATTTGTACAATATGCAGATTATAAATCCGGCATTTGTTGGGTATAGAGCAGATTTAAGCATGTCTGTTTTATCTCGAGATCAATGGGTTGGTTTAGAAGGTGCGCCAACTACTAGAACTTTTTCCATTAATGGAAGAACAAAAAGAGGTTTAGGAATTGGAGCCACAATTGTAAATGATAAAATTGGTTTAACAGAAACTAGAAACGTAAATTTCGATGCTTCTTATACTTTAGTAATTTCTGATGCTAGCAGATTATCTTTCGGTTTAAAAGGAGGAATGACCTTTTTTAACAATAATTTATTCGACGGAATTACGATAGATAACGAAAGTTACGCTTCTACAAGTGGCATTTTCCCTAATGTTGGTTTTGGAGCTTTATATTACAATCAAGATTTTTACGTGGGTTTATCTGTACCTTATTTGTTAGAAACACCACAATTTTATATAGAAGATCGTTTTAAACAAACAAGTTTAGCAACAAATCCAAATGTATTTTTATCTACAGGCGCCTTGTTTCGATTATCACAAAGTATACTATTTAAGCCGTCAACCATGGTAAGATATACAACCAATCAGCCAGTTTCTATGGATGTAAATGCAAATTTTTTATACAATGAAGTTATCGAAGCAGGACTTTCTTATCGTCATCAAAGTTCTGTAAGTGCCTTGTTTACTTTGGTGATACATGAAAAATATAGAATTGGTTATGCGTATGATTATAAGACGCTTAATGTTTCTGGTAATTTAAACACACACGAATTTATTTTACATGTAGATTTAGATTTTGGACAAAATTCAAGATGGTTAATGCGTAACAAATGCTATTTTTGA
- a CDS encoding Smr/MutS family protein — protein sequence MRLEIGNKVAVLDDVLKGIIIDIKEHVISVKTDDGMIFNFNASELVKIEREQHELSKFSDINNPFLKEKISAQKPKKTAFIKDKKEILLEVDLHINQLVKSVRGLDNYDMLNLQLDTAKNKIEFAIQKRISKIVFIHGVGEGVLKSELNRLLNKYPVKYYDASYKKYGLGATEVYIYQNVMES from the coding sequence ATGCGTTTAGAAATTGGAAATAAAGTGGCCGTTTTAGATGATGTTTTAAAAGGGATTATTATCGATATTAAAGAGCATGTTATTTCTGTAAAAACGGATGATGGGATGATTTTTAATTTTAATGCTTCAGAGCTAGTAAAAATCGAAAGAGAACAACATGAACTTTCTAAATTTTCTGATATTAACAATCCGTTTTTAAAAGAGAAAATATCAGCGCAGAAACCAAAGAAAACCGCTTTTATAAAGGATAAAAAAGAGATACTTTTAGAAGTAGATTTACATATTAATCAGTTAGTAAAATCGGTAAGAGGTTTAGATAATTACGATATGTTAAACTTGCAATTAGATACAGCTAAAAATAAAATTGAATTTGCAATTCAAAAAAGAATCTCGAAAATTGTTTTTATTCATGGAGTGGGAGAGGGCGTTTTAAAATCTGAGTTGAATAGATTATTAAATAAATATCCTGTAAAATATTATGATGCTTCTTACAAGAAATATGGTTTAGGAGCCACAGAAGTTTACATTTATCAGAATGTTATGGAATCCTAA
- a CDS encoding cysteine desulfurase family protein, whose protein sequence is MKAIYLDNAATTKIDAEVLELMHTSMQENFGNPSSTHQFGRKAKSAVETARKNIAKQFNVTASEIVFTAGGTEADNLILNNAVLNLRIQRIITSKIEHHAVLHTCEFLKKTYHISLDFINVDAFGNIDQLHLEELLSTSDDTTLVSLMHINNEIGNLLKVDEISAICKRYDALFHSDTVQVIGHYPLDLKKTPIDFIVASAHKFHGPKGVGFAYFKKGFGILPMFHGGDQERGARSSTENVHSILGMEKALSIAISNMEKDRHKIESLKLYFISKLKNISEAIEFNGHSSDIHKSSYTILNVRFPVANEMLLFSLDMAGIAVSGGSACQSGSNKGSHVLDEILNKDAADKTAVRFSFSKFTTKEEIDFTITKIRELL, encoded by the coding sequence ATGAAAGCTATTTATTTAGACAATGCCGCAACGACCAAAATTGATGCAGAGGTTTTAGAATTGATGCATACTTCTATGCAAGAAAATTTTGGAAATCCATCTTCGACACATCAATTTGGGAGAAAAGCAAAGTCTGCCGTCGAAACCGCTAGAAAAAATATTGCCAAACAATTTAATGTTACTGCTAGCGAAATTGTATTTACAGCAGGAGGAACCGAAGCCGATAATTTAATTCTAAACAATGCCGTTTTAAATTTAAGGATACAAAGAATTATCACCTCTAAAATTGAACATCATGCCGTTTTGCATACTTGTGAATTTCTCAAAAAAACATATCATATTAGTTTAGATTTTATCAATGTTGATGCATTTGGCAATATAGATCAGCTTCATTTAGAGGAACTATTATCAACTTCAGATGATACCACTTTAGTGAGTTTAATGCACATCAATAATGAAATTGGTAACCTTTTAAAGGTTGATGAAATTAGCGCTATTTGTAAAAGATACGATGCTTTATTTCATTCAGATACTGTGCAGGTAATCGGTCATTATCCTTTAGATTTAAAAAAGACTCCGATTGATTTTATTGTGGCTAGCGCTCACAAATTTCATGGACCAAAAGGGGTTGGTTTTGCTTATTTTAAAAAAGGATTCGGGATTTTACCCATGTTTCATGGAGGAGATCAAGAAAGAGGGGCTAGGTCTAGTACCGAAAATGTACATAGTATTTTAGGCATGGAAAAGGCGTTGTCCATAGCAATTTCTAATATGGAAAAAGACAGACATAAAATAGAATCTTTAAAATTATATTTTATTTCTAAATTAAAAAATATATCCGAAGCTATTGAATTTAACGGACATTCATCCGACATACATAAAAGTAGTTATACCATTTTAAATGTGCGTTTTCCAGTAGCAAATGAGATGCTTTTATTTAGTTTAGATATGGCAGGAATCGCTGTTTCTGGAGGTTCAGCTTGCCAGAGTGGCAGTAATAAGGGGTCTCATGTTTTAGACGAAATTTTAAATAAGGATGCAGCTGATAAAACAGCGGTTCGTTTTTCTTTTTCTAAATTCACTACAAAAGAAGAAATTGATTTTACCATTACTAAAATTAGAGAACTATTGTAA
- a CDS encoding alpha-amylase family glycosyl hydrolase — protein sequence MKKTLLILMLLFIASIKINAQVTFNKNSIEIDEPVTFTVDINSDENSCNGLSEPTKVYMHAGIGDKANAFGFNVIGNWGQDDGVGEMTNNGNGTYSITLIPQTYFNLTQTQIDTASQIGMVFRNADGTQELKLSENGSCQDFIFPIGSVQLELTKPTSNFVLVNSGDDLDLSVEIIFQGSTTVQGSIEVFYNDVSVTTSNCGFPSCNATITNITENGEVKVVGTPPESSETGEIKFNVTVIPTVVNETMPAGMVDGINYVTDATKAVLVLNAPGKDFVQVAGSFNNYTPTDDYIMKKDADSGKFWLEISGLTSNQIETYQYWVFDQSPATNSPSLVKTADPFSTLVLSPFDDPWIAETTYPNLPTYPEGQDREVTVLQTAQTPYNWTVTNFEKPKKEDLIVYEVLIRDFDANRNYQDLIDKIDYFKNLNINAIQLMPVMEYEGNESWGYNTSFHMALDKFYGTEEKFKEFIDVCHQNGIAVILDVALNHAFGRNPMVRMWMNDPDNDGWGDPSSENPYFNQTARHSYNVGSDFNHQSSLTQQYTKRVVNHWIENFKIDGFRWDLTKGFTQNCSGSDDGCTNGYQQDRVDILKQYADYSWSLDAEHYVIFEHLGEQNEEKEWANYRYNEGKGVMMWGNVNGPYSQLMMGYASNSNINNIGHKSRGSFSGARVVGYPESHDEERIMYRAVAYGNDAISGHNVKDLSTALSRMSAIGAVSLTIPGPKMIWHFAALGMQNSIFTCDNGTVNEPGGTDGDCKLATKQQPQWTDNWMSNANRRKIYDDWSRINALKINEAVFEGDYNINSGSLTPRIDIFNTNIPETKLRNVIVLANFDVVAKNVNTNFPTAGAWVDLMDPSGNTTYSASTINLQPGEFKLFGNQVATLSTDDVTMINDLLKVYPNPTSSNFSLSKDAVAVSVFDVTGKRVKQFTENDLKSNIFSVTGLNTGVYFIKIKEKNNTTSTRKLMIN from the coding sequence ATGAAGAAAACGCTACTTATTCTGATGCTACTCTTCATAGCATCTATAAAAATTAACGCACAAGTAACTTTTAATAAAAACTCAATAGAAATTGACGAACCTGTAACTTTTACGGTCGATATTAATTCCGATGAAAATAGTTGTAATGGATTGTCTGAACCTACAAAAGTTTACATGCACGCCGGTATAGGAGATAAAGCCAATGCTTTTGGTTTTAATGTGATTGGCAATTGGGGGCAAGATGATGGCGTTGGCGAAATGACCAATAACGGAAACGGCACCTATAGTATTACCCTAATTCCTCAAACTTATTTCAACTTAACACAAACTCAAATAGATACTGCTTCTCAAATAGGAATGGTATTTAGAAATGCAGACGGAACACAAGAATTAAAATTAAGTGAAAATGGTTCTTGTCAAGATTTTATTTTTCCTATCGGCTCTGTTCAACTCGAATTAACAAAACCAACAAGTAATTTTGTCCTTGTAAACTCTGGTGATGATCTAGACTTAAGTGTAGAAATTATATTTCAAGGAAGTACAACTGTACAAGGTTCTATCGAAGTTTTTTACAATGATGTATCGGTAACCACTAGTAATTGTGGTTTCCCATCTTGCAATGCTACGATTACAAATATTACAGAAAACGGAGAAGTAAAAGTAGTAGGCACGCCTCCAGAATCTTCAGAAACTGGAGAAATAAAATTTAATGTTACCGTAATACCAACAGTTGTCAATGAGACAATGCCAGCAGGTATGGTTGACGGAATTAATTATGTTACTGATGCCACAAAAGCAGTTTTAGTTTTAAACGCTCCGGGTAAAGATTTTGTGCAAGTGGCGGGAAGTTTTAATAATTATACCCCTACGGATGATTACATCATGAAAAAAGATGCGGATTCAGGAAAATTTTGGTTAGAAATTTCAGGTTTAACATCCAATCAGATAGAAACATACCAATATTGGGTATTTGATCAATCTCCGGCAACGAACTCTCCTAGTTTGGTAAAAACTGCAGATCCTTTTTCTACATTAGTATTATCTCCTTTTGATGATCCTTGGATTGCTGAAACTACCTATCCTAATTTACCGACGTATCCAGAAGGGCAAGATAGAGAAGTTACCGTTTTACAAACTGCACAAACTCCTTATAACTGGACGGTTACAAATTTCGAAAAACCAAAGAAAGAAGATTTAATTGTTTATGAAGTATTGATTAGAGATTTTGATGCTAACAGAAATTATCAAGATTTAATCGACAAAATAGATTATTTTAAAAATTTAAATATCAATGCCATTCAGTTAATGCCTGTAATGGAATATGAAGGAAATGAAAGTTGGGGTTATAACACTTCATTTCATATGGCTTTGGATAAATTTTATGGAACAGAAGAAAAATTCAAAGAGTTCATTGATGTTTGTCATCAAAATGGAATTGCAGTTATTTTAGATGTTGCTTTAAACCATGCTTTTGGCAGAAATCCAATGGTTCGCATGTGGATGAATGATCCAGATAATGACGGATGGGGAGATCCAAGTAGCGAGAATCCTTATTTTAATCAAACTGCTAGACATAGTTATAATGTTGGTAGCGATTTTAATCATCAAAGTAGTTTAACGCAACAATATACAAAAAGAGTAGTTAACCATTGGATTGAAAATTTTAAAATTGATGGTTTTAGATGGGATTTAACGAAAGGATTTACTCAAAATTGTTCTGGTAGTGATGATGGATGTACAAACGGTTACCAACAAGATAGAGTTGATATTTTAAAACAATATGCTGATTATTCTTGGTCTTTAGACGCAGAACATTATGTGATTTTTGAGCATTTAGGTGAACAAAATGAAGAAAAAGAATGGGCAAATTATCGTTATAATGAAGGAAAAGGCGTAATGATGTGGGGAAATGTAAATGGACCTTACAGCCAATTAATGATGGGATATGCTTCAAATTCGAACATCAATAATATTGGACACAAATCTCGTGGATCTTTTAGTGGTGCTAGAGTTGTAGGATATCCTGAAAGTCATGATGAAGAAAGAATCATGTACAGAGCTGTTGCCTATGGAAATGACGCCATTTCTGGTCACAATGTAAAAGACTTAAGCACAGCCTTATCAAGAATGTCTGCCATTGGTGCAGTAAGTTTAACAATTCCTGGCCCAAAAATGATTTGGCATTTTGCAGCACTTGGTATGCAAAATTCTATTTTTACCTGTGATAATGGTACTGTAAACGAACCAGGTGGAACTGATGGTGATTGTAAATTAGCTACAAAACAGCAACCACAATGGACAGATAATTGGATGTCTAATGCAAATAGAAGAAAAATTTATGATGATTGGTCTCGAATAAATGCCTTAAAAATAAATGAAGCTGTTTTTGAAGGCGATTACAATATTAACTCTGGCTCTTTAACACCTAGAATCGATATTTTTAATACGAATATTCCAGAAACTAAATTGAGAAACGTTATTGTTTTGGCAAATTTTGATGTGGTCGCAAAAAATGTGAATACTAATTTCCCAACCGCTGGGGCTTGGGTAGATTTAATGGATCCAAGCGGTAATACAACATATTCCGCGAGCACCATAAATTTACAACCTGGCGAATTTAAACTTTTCGGAAATCAAGTTGCAACGCTTTCTACGGATGATGTTACGATGATAAATGATCTTTTAAAAGTATATCCAAATCCTACTTCTTCTAATTTTTCATTATCAAAAGATGCAGTAGCAGTTAGCGTTTTTGATGTAACAGGAAAACGAGTAAAACAGTTTACTGAAAATGATCTTAAAAGCAATATTTTTTCAGTAACAGGCTTAAATACAGGTGTATATTTTATCAAAATAAAAGAAAAAAACAATACAACAAGTACACGAAAATTAATGATCAATTAA